A part of Blastopirellula retiformator genomic DNA contains:
- a CDS encoding prenyltransferase/squalene oxidase repeat-containing protein encodes MHPFSLQNRPFPGWLLAAICVLILPQAALAQGEWELTPESEAALDRGLDWLAKNQGPKGNWESNDLGLVAMGTLAFLADGHAPGRGKYGRTVERAVDYLLTNAKPSGLLNVADAQRDMYNHGLATFVLGQAHGMTGDPRINSTLDRSLKLIANTQCEDGGWDYRARRQDHGHDLSLAVMQAKALRSAVDSGLEVPPEVIQMAIASVRDHYEPEGISRNAPETEQMKRAGQFTYSRNGGKSSTAMAAAGVVCLQEFGQYDDWRIRKNMDIINAKIEEVKGREERHNGKLPFDAYTLYYVGQALYQVGGDDWKRSYPILRDQVVASQVIRPDSPRDHGKWSAGAHLGGMPSELYGTAVGCFILAMPNRYLPILQEGRIEGLSQQFNSN; translated from the coding sequence GTGCACCCCTTTTCGTTGCAAAACCGACCTTTCCCCGGATGGCTGCTAGCCGCGATTTGCGTGCTAATTCTGCCGCAAGCTGCACTTGCACAAGGGGAATGGGAACTGACGCCCGAGAGCGAAGCGGCGCTGGATCGCGGGCTCGACTGGTTAGCCAAAAACCAAGGCCCGAAAGGGAACTGGGAGTCGAACGACCTAGGCCTTGTCGCGATGGGGACGTTGGCGTTTCTCGCCGACGGCCATGCGCCCGGCCGGGGCAAATATGGCCGCACCGTCGAACGTGCGGTCGATTATCTGCTGACCAACGCCAAACCGTCCGGGCTACTCAATGTCGCCGACGCGCAGCGTGATATGTACAACCATGGGCTGGCGACATTCGTCCTGGGGCAGGCTCATGGGATGACCGGCGATCCGCGCATCAATTCGACGCTTGACCGGTCACTGAAGCTGATCGCCAATACGCAGTGCGAAGATGGCGGCTGGGACTATCGAGCCCGGCGGCAGGATCATGGTCACGACCTTAGCCTGGCCGTGATGCAGGCCAAAGCGCTGCGCAGCGCCGTCGACAGCGGTCTGGAAGTGCCGCCGGAGGTGATCCAGATGGCGATCGCCAGCGTTCGCGATCATTATGAACCGGAAGGGATCTCCCGAAACGCGCCCGAAACCGAACAGATGAAGCGTGCTGGTCAGTTCACTTACTCGCGCAACGGCGGCAAATCATCGACCGCCATGGCGGCCGCCGGGGTCGTTTGTCTGCAAGAGTTTGGTCAGTACGACGATTGGCGGATTCGCAAGAACATGGACATCATCAACGCCAAGATCGAAGAAGTCAAAGGTCGTGAGGAGCGACACAACGGCAAGCTGCCATTTGACGCTTACACGTTGTACTACGTCGGTCAAGCGTTGTATCAGGTTGGCGGCGACGACTGGAAGAGATCGTACCCGATTCTGCGCGACCAAGTGGTCGCCAGTCAGGTGATTCGGCCTGACAGTCCCCGCGACCATGGCAAGTGGAGCGCTGGCGCTCACTTGGGCGGCATGCCCAGCGAACTGTACGGCACGGCCGTCGGTTGCTTTATTCTGGCGATGCCTAATCGCTATCTGCCGATCTTGCAGGAAGGCCGCATTGAAGGTCTCTCCCAGCAGTTTAACTCGAACTAA
- a CDS encoding BatA domain-containing protein has product MSFLPSLTAGGFAIAGLLCAAGPIIIHLMNRRRYRTVHWGAMDFLQQAMKRNRRILQLRDILLMILRTAAVLLFGLALARPFLSVGASDFDASQPLLAVLAIDNSMSMGVESLDGTLLDEAKRQAADFLDQLPPGSRINVIAACGSSRSPAVDPYRTREDAAAAIAAIDPTDREADLISIGNQIAVAAAHTPQLSPRAIYFTDQQASAWDDFRSPGQWEQFPPLQVVEIGADDATNTSITGFELQDALADVDTPSTFVVRVAHAGENPRDDVPVVFSVNGEEVDSQMISLPPNSERELTFEYLFDGMAIEPGKASSIAIEVSLPPDRLPADDSRTIVASVVAALPVVFLDSMSETDEDPRRNRYGETWALRRLLAPVTSRREEQRQLIQVRHRRLEDLDAPSLRALLEDARLAVVGGISEPPEFAVDVLNEFVSQGGQLVISAGGEFDPARWTQVAWRDGAGVLPAPLDPIPNGVSLDANVDRLEPFRLSYDSMKDNAYFQLSGLSDSQLLDLYAEPLFFKSVTPRVDETTLAAVEKAATAQANQPTDEEDMTADRWLLWRNDVTRTGSVSQSAEQETSVNNAAESPAAEQEKPFDRRLLPRILASFDNDQPFLVERQIGEGKVLLVTTGIDNLWNTLPRTNAVLIFDRLLRGMLETTLPQRNFATLAQVSLPLESASTTTMVELTRPGDDAAEELPIGFLDDQTRGVTVPQLMKGGKYELTISQRQVSSDPTLSPEPPQTMVLAVQPEATESQIERLSHEDFESRGLGDKIKWLAPGEVISLAGAQIRGQDWWKYLIGLVLACLLLEMLLIARPAWVDRLLSRAENSGATPVSEEARS; this is encoded by the coding sequence ATGAGCTTTCTTCCCTCACTGACGGCTGGCGGTTTCGCAATTGCGGGACTGCTGTGCGCGGCGGGGCCGATCATCATTCACTTGATGAATCGTCGGCGCTATCGCACCGTCCACTGGGGAGCGATGGACTTTCTGCAGCAAGCGATGAAACGCAACCGCCGCATTTTGCAGCTGCGCGACATCTTGCTGATGATCTTGCGCACCGCGGCGGTGCTGTTGTTCGGCCTGGCGCTGGCTCGGCCGTTTCTGTCGGTAGGCGCCAGCGACTTTGACGCTTCGCAGCCGCTGTTGGCGGTCTTGGCGATCGACAACAGTATGAGCATGGGCGTCGAGTCGCTCGACGGCACGTTGCTTGACGAAGCGAAACGCCAGGCCGCTGATTTTCTCGATCAACTCCCGCCTGGCAGCCGCATTAATGTGATCGCAGCCTGCGGTTCGAGCCGCTCTCCGGCGGTTGATCCCTATCGAACCCGCGAAGACGCCGCCGCCGCGATCGCCGCGATCGATCCAACCGACCGCGAGGCCGACCTGATCTCAATCGGCAATCAAATCGCGGTCGCCGCCGCCCACACGCCGCAGCTTTCGCCGCGGGCGATCTACTTTACCGATCAGCAAGCCAGCGCCTGGGACGACTTTCGTTCGCCCGGGCAATGGGAACAATTCCCGCCGCTGCAAGTGGTGGAGATCGGCGCTGACGACGCCACCAATACCTCAATCACTGGTTTTGAACTGCAAGACGCGTTGGCCGACGTCGATACGCCGTCGACCTTTGTCGTCCGCGTCGCCCATGCCGGTGAGAACCCCCGTGACGACGTACCGGTCGTCTTTAGCGTCAATGGCGAAGAAGTCGACTCACAGATGATTTCGCTTCCTCCGAACAGCGAACGTGAGTTGACGTTTGAGTACCTGTTTGATGGGATGGCGATCGAACCAGGCAAGGCTTCTTCGATCGCGATCGAAGTTTCCTTGCCGCCCGATCGGTTGCCGGCCGACGACTCACGTACGATTGTCGCATCGGTCGTTGCAGCGCTGCCGGTGGTCTTCCTCGATTCGATGTCGGAAACCGACGAAGATCCTCGCCGTAATCGTTATGGAGAAACCTGGGCGCTGCGTCGTCTGTTGGCTCCGGTTACCAGTCGTCGCGAAGAACAACGTCAGCTAATTCAGGTTCGGCATCGTCGCTTGGAAGATCTCGATGCGCCGAGCCTGCGTGCGCTGCTGGAAGACGCCCGGTTGGCGGTGGTGGGAGGAATTTCGGAGCCGCCCGAGTTTGCGGTCGACGTCTTAAACGAATTTGTCAGCCAAGGTGGGCAGTTGGTGATTTCCGCGGGCGGCGAATTTGATCCGGCTCGCTGGACGCAAGTCGCCTGGCGAGATGGCGCTGGCGTCTTGCCGGCGCCACTCGATCCGATTCCCAATGGCGTTTCGCTCGATGCGAATGTCGACCGGCTTGAGCCATTTCGGCTGTCGTACGACAGCATGAAGGACAACGCTTATTTTCAACTGTCCGGGCTTTCCGACTCGCAGCTGTTGGATCTGTACGCCGAGCCTCTCTTCTTCAAGTCGGTAACGCCCCGCGTGGACGAGACGACGCTGGCCGCCGTCGAGAAAGCGGCGACGGCTCAGGCGAACCAACCGACCGACGAAGAAGATATGACCGCCGATCGTTGGCTCTTGTGGCGCAATGACGTCACGCGGACCGGCAGCGTTTCGCAATCGGCGGAACAGGAAACGAGCGTCAATAACGCGGCGGAGTCGCCAGCCGCTGAACAGGAAAAGCCGTTTGATCGGCGCTTGCTGCCGCGAATCCTGGCGAGCTTCGACAACGATCAACCCTTCCTGGTTGAGCGTCAGATCGGGGAAGGGAAGGTCCTGTTGGTTACGACCGGCATCGACAATCTTTGGAACACGTTGCCCCGGACCAACGCCGTGTTGATCTTCGATCGTTTGTTGCGAGGGATGCTGGAAACAACGTTGCCGCAGCGGAATTTCGCGACGCTCGCCCAAGTTTCGCTGCCGCTCGAATCGGCATCGACAACGACGATGGTCGAACTGACGCGGCCCGGCGATGACGCGGCCGAAGAACTGCCGATTGGGTTCCTTGATGATCAAACCCGCGGCGTGACCGTTCCGCAGCTGATGAAGGGTGGCAAGTACGAACTGACGATCAGTCAACGTCAAGTGAGCAGCGATCCGACCCTTTCTCCAGAACCGCCGCAAACGATGGTGTTGGCCGTTCAGCCAGAAGCGACCGAGTCGCAGATCGAACGTCTCTCGCACGAAGACTTTGAGTCGCGCGGATTGGGGGACAAGATTAAATGGCTCGCCCCCGGCGAAGTCATCAGCCTGGCCGGCGCCCAGATTCGGGGACAAGACTGGTGGAAGTACCTGATCGGGCTCGTGCTCGCTTGTCTGTTGCTGGAAATGCTACTGATCGCTCGTCCCGCTTGGGTCGACCGATTGTTGTCTCGCGCCGAGAACAGCGGCGCCACGCCTGTCAGCGAGGAGGCTCGTTCGTAA
- a CDS encoding Gfo/Idh/MocA family protein, whose amino-acid sequence MTMNNNRRNFLKISAAAGVGYWASNMQAAETKSPNEKINFACIGVQGKGSSDSRDASRAGNIVGICDIDDNNLEKAGREFKGAKKYNDFRKMLDEMDKEIDAVTVSTPDHCHAVVAADAMKRGKHCFAQKPLTHSIWEARRLGEIAKENKVVTQMGNQGTSHAGLRRAVEVIQSGAIGDVKEVHVWTNRPIWPQGQGYDAAEPTPKTVHWDNFIGPAEMIEYRPNIHPFKWRGYWEFGTGALGDMACHTVNMPYMALKLRDPVSVEAVTSGHNGITYPKWSTITFDFPELDGRPALNLYWYDGGKMPDNALLDGVPRNGDGKVADSGCLVVGSKGRLYSSSDYGASFQLLPEDAYKDYEGPAESIPRSPGHFKEFAEGIKGGPEPMSNFPNYAGPLTETILLGNLSVWAGKKIEWDAKNMVAKNAPEVADIIHPKYREGYSL is encoded by the coding sequence ATGACAATGAATAACAACCGTCGTAACTTTTTGAAGATTTCGGCGGCTGCTGGCGTCGGCTATTGGGCGTCGAACATGCAAGCGGCGGAAACCAAGTCGCCGAACGAAAAAATCAACTTCGCTTGCATTGGCGTGCAGGGCAAAGGCTCGAGCGATTCTCGTGACGCCAGCCGCGCCGGCAACATCGTCGGTATCTGCGACATCGACGACAACAACCTGGAAAAGGCGGGTCGTGAGTTCAAGGGCGCCAAAAAGTACAACGACTTCCGCAAGATGCTGGACGAAATGGACAAGGAAATCGACGCGGTGACGGTCAGCACGCCCGACCATTGCCACGCGGTCGTCGCCGCCGACGCCATGAAGCGCGGTAAGCACTGCTTCGCCCAAAAGCCGCTGACGCACAGCATTTGGGAAGCTCGCCGCTTGGGCGAAATCGCCAAAGAAAACAAAGTCGTTACCCAGATGGGTAACCAAGGTACGTCGCACGCTGGTCTGCGTCGCGCCGTCGAAGTGATCCAATCGGGCGCCATCGGCGACGTGAAGGAAGTTCACGTTTGGACGAATCGTCCGATCTGGCCGCAAGGTCAAGGTTACGACGCCGCCGAACCGACCCCGAAGACGGTCCACTGGGACAACTTCATCGGCCCGGCCGAGATGATCGAGTACCGCCCGAACATTCACCCGTTCAAGTGGCGCGGTTACTGGGAATTCGGCACCGGCGCCCTCGGCGACATGGCCTGTCATACGGTCAACATGCCGTACATGGCGCTCAAGCTGCGTGACCCGGTCTCGGTCGAAGCGGTCACCTCGGGCCACAACGGCATCACCTATCCAAAATGGTCGACGATCACCTTCGACTTCCCGGAACTGGATGGTCGTCCGGCGCTTAATCTGTACTGGTACGACGGCGGTAAAATGCCTGACAACGCGCTGCTGGACGGCGTGCCGCGCAACGGCGACGGCAAAGTGGCCGATAGCGGTTGCTTGGTGGTGGGCTCCAAGGGGCGTCTGTACTCGTCGAGCGACTACGGCGCCAGCTTCCAACTGTTGCCGGAAGACGCCTACAAGGATTACGAAGGACCGGCCGAATCGATTCCGCGTTCGCCGGGTCACTTCAAGGAATTCGCCGAAGGCATCAAGGGCGGTCCTGAACCGATGTCAAACTTCCCCAACTACGCTGGCCCGTTGACCGAGACGATCCTGCTCGGCAACCTGTCGGTTTGGGCGGGTAAGAAGATCGAATGGGACGCCAAGAACATGGTCGCCAAGAATGCTCCGGAAGTTGCGGATATCATCCATCCGAAGTATCGCGAAGGTTACTCGCTGTAA
- a CDS encoding PQQ-like beta-propeller repeat protein, whose protein sequence is MTNEELIELVQSHTPAELKLEEIELLRQRIAESSELRRVLIDQLQMEHYLSDALGRIGFSAETLLEKFDRDQRRHRTARAIWGVLALLVLASAAAVIYSLQPDRKVAEAEIEPAPPESAQPSKPDPAQPAPEPTGTPDAAESGGDPAMPAEASQTDSGDPDAAPKRGPWDVSLERPPVRFAEAWYHDFDPAREAPTQDSLRQWFTPLEKQGGKFETQKHHNTVRTGMFGAFRLNAPWPKQAALRLSVWDAEQYAIHFMNGDQGISLVHHNRDFDPWNAYVVTRSAGQENVETYALAANDNYADRRSDLYQAPITWYYYDESQQEIVLFRGEVELLRAPLAGPPTEVIFEGRAWLRGLDFQRLSELPPTNRIELPVVAEIDRPADLNWTERLPEDGVTFQKLVDGAVELVAEKGEGFITAPIPGEGIRVVDMLLENVEVGSSIFLAFRTNPDEETPRYDPGLAIPFGYNRGTKQVFPFFSWWGDDGRKDDRKPQQLPIADVAPPFWIRILACDGQARFWLSADGRNWAIYPAGVGGIEREMTQFGISVKAGGDKPRKTRLRKVIVRRVDVLPELVSSDKLAAAPTAVRHSIDWIAKTIAIRPADVPVEQWMAAAAENAIVAGTDNPNIFKQLVPLLDDPASLETTIDRLRKFAYINKSWPAGGTEKELFEFYRDFAASLIGRQYADGRTFDVDDMRRTMLSLPIDMRDRVNLVDEAAIRREMLRRLAERDWSGASELCLRQRNYSGRDDYRMRRDFQLPMWVYNAATREGNVRLEGEWPSIDARYRSPLLEELSKDAYNVSADLSAAIDSNALADACRIINGVNLHGASGLAPDRDDPDLYFSLPAAITMAMRRNPQLCEEMNQNFSDVARLRASSEIHSGDVEAVELVTLQFYGTQAASEAHLWLGDQALAVGQVARAIAHYRQAGSEHSTIDHSMLSARVALASAMIGAVETEPLSTSVAIGGESLSADAIKQFGEQRRSSASENWNAARETAIDASTLDFSPTHPKISDGVRLQLDFGEGSQDRDNLYASKDVDWVAETLAATATENRIFLNNRFQMFEFKPESGEIGWKTARIDNHRARAHDKWPLTSMRPVVVGDRIFVRLLHSNRPELYCFARSDGKKIWRAESEIPVLSDPLWIQGELFAIVGEEDSQNLWQIQLARIDAETGETLRRHPLVRLRQSWGERHLCTAAVAGEVIVVDLGGAVLACDLSGGVRWVRKQTSIPTTADSDLVRQQEMTPIVVGNHVIVRQVGALSIDCIDIATGRLLWSHFAPDMERSVGLADGKFVYLNRREAVALDADNGEVAWSNADDWQIFGATIAGPYLIEVAGEGRHHGNSKEIVPWIRWLSLESGQWVAGAPLSKLTDKDPHLGKLLVHPQGTFVSHRKEARDLDVRLHRLAADGQPLPLGEYRQVPGAKEIYPIFAAAWAGKFPGWRFATAEISGGQTIVDREGKLGFQCNLHPINETTWIRPVGDAKLLELTVDRREAKRAIRAVVHCGQQLLLDGPMDEDGDLAKFSINVPPNRQANELIEICLTGSGKILVRDLTIQ, encoded by the coding sequence ATGACTAACGAAGAACTGATCGAGCTGGTTCAGTCGCATACGCCGGCCGAACTGAAGCTTGAAGAGATTGAACTGCTGCGCCAGCGGATCGCCGAGTCGTCTGAACTGCGCCGGGTGCTGATCGACCAACTGCAGATGGAGCACTACCTGAGCGACGCGCTCGGACGCATCGGCTTCTCCGCCGAGACGCTGCTCGAGAAGTTTGACCGAGATCAACGCCGCCACCGTACGGCGCGGGCGATCTGGGGCGTGTTGGCGTTGCTTGTTCTCGCCTCGGCAGCCGCGGTGATTTACTCTCTGCAGCCAGATCGCAAGGTCGCCGAAGCGGAGATCGAACCCGCGCCACCGGAATCCGCTCAGCCGTCGAAACCAGATCCGGCTCAGCCGGCGCCAGAGCCGACCGGCACGCCAGACGCTGCCGAAAGCGGCGGCGACCCCGCCATGCCAGCTGAGGCAAGCCAGACCGACAGCGGAGACCCAGACGCGGCGCCGAAACGTGGACCATGGGACGTATCACTAGAACGTCCGCCGGTTCGCTTTGCCGAGGCGTGGTATCACGACTTTGATCCTGCTCGGGAAGCGCCGACGCAAGACTCGCTTCGTCAGTGGTTCACACCGTTGGAAAAGCAGGGTGGAAAGTTCGAGACGCAAAAGCATCACAACACGGTGCGAACTGGAATGTTCGGCGCGTTTCGCCTGAACGCTCCCTGGCCCAAGCAAGCCGCGCTGCGGTTGTCGGTGTGGGATGCCGAGCAATATGCGATTCACTTCATGAATGGCGACCAAGGGATTTCGCTGGTTCACCACAACCGCGACTTCGATCCTTGGAATGCTTACGTCGTCACGCGTTCGGCTGGCCAAGAGAACGTCGAAACCTACGCGCTGGCCGCCAACGATAACTATGCAGACCGGCGCTCCGATTTGTACCAGGCGCCCATCACGTGGTACTACTATGACGAGTCGCAGCAAGAGATCGTGTTGTTTCGGGGAGAAGTTGAACTGTTGCGGGCGCCTTTGGCCGGGCCGCCGACCGAAGTGATCTTCGAAGGGCGAGCCTGGCTCCGCGGTCTCGATTTTCAACGGCTTAGCGAGCTTCCGCCGACCAACCGAATCGAACTGCCGGTCGTCGCCGAAATCGATCGACCCGCCGATCTCAACTGGACCGAACGCCTGCCCGAAGACGGCGTAACCTTTCAGAAGTTGGTCGACGGCGCCGTCGAGCTGGTCGCCGAAAAAGGGGAGGGGTTCATCACCGCGCCGATCCCTGGCGAAGGAATTCGCGTCGTCGATATGCTGCTTGAGAATGTCGAAGTCGGCAGTTCCATCTTTCTCGCTTTTCGCACCAACCCTGATGAAGAGACTCCGCGTTACGATCCAGGCCTGGCGATCCCGTTTGGCTATAACCGCGGCACGAAGCAAGTGTTTCCCTTCTTCTCTTGGTGGGGAGACGATGGTCGCAAGGATGATCGCAAACCGCAGCAACTGCCAATCGCCGACGTTGCGCCGCCCTTTTGGATTCGGATCTTGGCCTGCGACGGCCAGGCTCGCTTTTGGCTGAGCGCCGATGGTCGGAACTGGGCGATTTATCCCGCTGGCGTTGGCGGCATCGAACGCGAGATGACCCAGTTCGGCATCTCCGTGAAAGCGGGCGGAGACAAGCCGCGTAAGACGCGCCTGCGAAAAGTGATCGTTCGCCGCGTCGACGTCTTGCCAGAATTGGTTTCTAGCGACAAGCTGGCGGCGGCGCCAACCGCTGTCCGGCATTCGATCGACTGGATTGCCAAGACGATCGCCATTCGCCCCGCCGACGTACCGGTAGAGCAATGGATGGCTGCCGCGGCCGAAAACGCCATCGTCGCCGGAACCGACAATCCCAACATCTTCAAGCAACTGGTCCCGCTGCTCGACGATCCTGCATCGCTCGAAACGACGATTGATCGACTCCGCAAGTTCGCGTACATCAACAAGAGTTGGCCAGCAGGCGGAACCGAAAAAGAGCTGTTCGAGTTTTACCGCGACTTTGCGGCCAGTCTGATCGGCCGCCAGTATGCCGACGGACGTACGTTCGACGTCGACGACATGCGCCGCACGATGTTGTCGCTGCCAATCGACATGCGCGATCGCGTGAATCTGGTCGATGAGGCCGCGATTCGCCGAGAGATGCTGCGGAGACTCGCCGAGCGCGACTGGAGCGGAGCGAGCGAGCTTTGCTTGCGGCAACGCAATTATTCGGGCCGTGACGACTATCGGATGCGCCGCGACTTTCAACTGCCGATGTGGGTTTACAACGCGGCGACGCGGGAAGGGAACGTGCGGCTCGAAGGGGAATGGCCTTCGATTGACGCTCGTTACCGTTCACCGCTGTTAGAAGAGTTGAGCAAAGACGCCTATAACGTCAGCGCCGATCTTTCGGCGGCGATCGACAGCAATGCGCTGGCGGATGCGTGCCGCATCATCAATGGCGTAAATTTGCATGGCGCCAGCGGACTGGCGCCTGATCGCGACGATCCCGATCTCTATTTCTCGCTGCCAGCTGCCATCACGATGGCGATGCGCCGTAACCCGCAGTTGTGCGAAGAGATGAATCAGAACTTCTCGGACGTCGCCCGGTTGCGGGCCAGTTCCGAGATTCACTCGGGCGACGTGGAAGCGGTCGAGTTGGTCACGTTGCAGTTTTACGGCACGCAGGCCGCGTCGGAGGCTCATTTGTGGCTCGGCGATCAAGCGCTTGCCGTTGGCCAAGTTGCCAGGGCAATCGCGCATTATCGTCAGGCCGGAAGCGAACATTCGACGATTGACCACTCGATGTTGTCGGCTCGGGTTGCCCTGGCCTCCGCGATGATCGGCGCCGTAGAAACGGAGCCGCTCTCGACATCGGTCGCCATTGGAGGCGAATCGCTGTCGGCCGATGCAATCAAGCAGTTTGGCGAGCAGCGTCGGTCATCCGCTTCCGAAAACTGGAACGCTGCTCGCGAAACGGCGATCGACGCGTCGACGCTCGATTTTTCTCCAACCCATCCCAAGATCAGCGATGGCGTTCGCTTGCAACTCGATTTCGGCGAAGGATCGCAAGATCGCGATAACCTCTACGCCTCGAAAGACGTCGACTGGGTCGCCGAGACGTTGGCGGCGACCGCAACCGAGAATCGCATTTTTCTGAACAACCGTTTTCAGATGTTTGAGTTCAAGCCAGAGTCAGGTGAGATTGGCTGGAAGACGGCGCGGATCGACAATCATCGTGCCCGAGCACACGACAAATGGCCGCTCACTTCGATGCGACCGGTTGTGGTGGGCGATCGCATCTTTGTGAGATTGCTCCACTCGAATCGCCCCGAGCTGTATTGCTTTGCTCGGTCCGACGGCAAAAAGATCTGGCGAGCCGAGAGCGAGATTCCGGTGCTCTCCGATCCGCTTTGGATTCAGGGGGAGTTGTTCGCCATTGTCGGTGAGGAGGACTCGCAAAATCTGTGGCAGATACAGCTTGCCCGCATCGATGCCGAGACAGGCGAGACCTTACGCAGGCATCCGCTGGTTCGCTTGCGTCAGTCCTGGGGTGAGCGTCATCTTTGCACAGCCGCCGTTGCCGGCGAAGTGATTGTCGTTGATTTGGGCGGGGCGGTGTTGGCCTGCGACCTATCGGGCGGCGTTCGTTGGGTCCGCAAGCAGACGTCGATTCCAACCACTGCCGACAGCGACTTGGTGCGTCAGCAGGAGATGACGCCGATTGTCGTTGGCAATCACGTGATTGTTCGCCAGGTCGGCGCTTTGTCGATCGATTGCATTGATATCGCGACCGGGCGACTTCTCTGGTCCCACTTCGCGCCTGACATGGAGCGAAGCGTGGGGCTCGCCGACGGGAAGTTCGTCTATTTGAATCGTCGCGAGGCGGTGGCGCTTGACGCCGACAACGGCGAGGTCGCTTGGAGTAACGCCGACGATTGGCAAATTTTCGGCGCCACGATTGCCGGGCCTTACCTGATCGAAGTCGCGGGAGAAGGGCGACACCACGGCAACAGCAAGGAGATCGTACCGTGGATTCGCTGGCTGTCGCTAGAGAGTGGCCAATGGGTCGCTGGGGCGCCGCTGTCGAAACTAACCGACAAAGATCCGCACCTTGGCAAGCTACTGGTTCATCCGCAGGGAACTTTCGTCAGCCATCGTAAAGAGGCGCGGGACTTGGACGTCCGGTTGCATCGGTTGGCGGCTGATGGCCAGCCGCTGCCGCTAGGCGAGTACCGCCAAGTGCCAGGCGCCAAAGAAATCTACCCGATATTCGCCGCCGCTTGGGCGGGGAAGTTTCCTGGATGGCGATTCGCGACCGCGGAAATCTCTGGCGGCCAAACCATCGTCGATCGCGAGGGCAAGCTCGGTTTCCAGTGCAATCTTCATCCAATCAACGAAACGACATGGATTCGTCCGGTTGGCGACGCAAAGTTGCTGGAGCTGACGGTCGATCGTCGCGAGGCGAAGCGAGCGATTCGCGCCGTCGTCCACTGCGGCCAGCAGTTGCTGCTCGACGGTCCGATGGACGAAGATGGGGATCTGGCGAAATTTTCGATCAACGTGCCCCCCAATCGTCAGGCCAACGAGTTGATCGAAATCTGTTTGACCGGCAGCGGTAAGATCTTGGTGCGGGATTTAACGATTCAGTAG
- a CDS encoding RNA polymerase sigma factor, protein MPPGQPTTYLPEAATLPFDLRAATEQNVCDDRQRVAADDDALLMDAIKAQDREAFAAFVSRQQGFVFGYLRSRMLEPSDAEDLCQEVFLRCFIGKVRFPENVPVRPWLLGVARNVLREHVRKVNRRKEVAWTELCLEIDALAENNHDDYSAVQGFLKQCLDSLGKSARDALDMHYYAQMKMSAIGAKLRRSEGAVKLLVFRARQALKNCITRKIHVSADD, encoded by the coding sequence ATGCCGCCTGGCCAGCCGACAACTTACCTGCCTGAAGCGGCGACGTTGCCGTTTGACCTGCGGGCTGCGACTGAGCAGAACGTTTGCGACGATCGTCAACGCGTCGCGGCTGATGACGACGCATTGTTGATGGACGCGATCAAAGCGCAAGACCGCGAAGCGTTCGCGGCGTTCGTTTCGCGGCAGCAAGGCTTCGTGTTCGGTTACTTGCGTTCACGAATGCTTGAACCGTCCGACGCCGAGGATCTTTGCCAGGAAGTCTTCTTGCGGTGCTTCATCGGCAAGGTTCGCTTTCCTGAAAACGTGCCGGTTCGTCCGTGGCTGTTGGGCGTCGCTCGCAACGTGCTTCGCGAACATGTGCGCAAGGTAAACCGTCGTAAGGAAGTCGCTTGGACCGAACTCTGCCTAGAAATCGACGCGCTTGCCGAGAACAACCATGACGACTACTCGGCCGTACAAGGCTTCTTGAAACAATGCCTCGACTCGCTCGGCAAGAGCGCACGCGACGCGCTCGATATGCACTACTACGCACAGATGAAAATGTCGGCGATTGGCGCTAAGCTGCGGCGAAGCGAAGGGGCCGTTAAACTGCTCGTCTTTCGCGCTCGCCAAGCGCTGAAGAACTGCATCACGCGAAAGATCCACGTCAGCGCCGATGACTAA